The following are encoded in a window of Phragmites australis chromosome 22, lpPhrAust1.1, whole genome shotgun sequence genomic DNA:
- the LOC133904543 gene encoding uncharacterized protein LOC133904543, with amino-acid sequence MGAGGAPIYEMGATHPPVITTPANSATHAVPAITLRDYHSIAEDVVNRRMCQLAADQAQRSLESELNKPYEACHDRVAFPAGWHLPKFRLFDGTEDATEHLVYFESVCGDTVNNPSLLLRQFSASLTGATFHWYSRLPAGLVPSWVSMKELFKSHFITMRKDILILELSQIKQRRDERIEDYIIRFRDNYLRLARKMHPEDAMQMCTHGMLQHWLLGVSRRDPKTFSSLDDAIIATNLEFQKVPHIMEMYKHVGSIDNTRRFESSSKPVENGNEGKAPVESNTTSVVLVFGPKNERLRPTVHPNVRGMLNKQYVFRWDLIKSLFEQMNEQNLVNLPTPARPEQVAMTDNPLYCPYHQYVGHVIEDFIAFKEWLQRAVDEERLALKPEAMNPDYRAVNMVTVKMMVQHPSTQMKKKSIGCHSPK; translated from the coding sequence ATGGGGGCAGGGGGCGCACCTATCTATGAAATGGGCGCCACTCATCCACCCGTCATTACTACCCCGGCAAATTCAGCCACACATGCTGTGCCGGCCATAACATTAAGAGATTACCACAGTATTGCAGAAGATGTGGTCAATAGAAGAATGTGTCAACTGGCGGCCGATCAGGCCCAAAGATCATTAGAGAGTGAGCTCAACAAGCCATATGAGGCGTGTCACGATCGAGTTGCATTCCCCGCAGGCTGGCATCTGCCGAAGTTCCGTTTGTTTGATGGAACCGAGGACGCCACTGAGCATCTCGTCTACTTTGAGTCGGTGTGTGGAGACACCGTGAACAACCCATCACTCTTGTTGCGCCAGTTCTCAGCTTCCTTAACAGGGGCCACCTTCCACTGGTATAGCCGTCTACCTGCAGGTTTGGTGCCCAGTTGGGTTTCTATGAAGGAGCTCTTCAAATCACACTTCATCACCATGAGGAAAGACATCTTGATTCTAGAGTTGTCTCAAATCAAGCAAAGGCGAGATGAGAGAATTGAAGACTACATCATCCGCTTTAGAGATAACTATCTTCGGCTTGCAAGGAAGATGCACCCGGAAGACGCCATGCAGATGTGTACCCATGGCATGCTACAACATTGGTTGCTTGGCGTATCAAGACGTGACCCCAAAACATTCAGTTCGCTTGATGATGCCATTATAGCTACCAACCTTGAATTTCAGAAAGTACCCCATATCATGGAGATGTACAAACATGTTGGCTCCATTGACAACACAAGACGGTTCGAGTCTTCAAGTAAGCCAGTCGAGAATGGCAACGAGGGAAAGGCACCTGTTGAATCAAACACTACAAGTGTCGTTCTAGTCTTCGGCCCAAAGAATGAGCGGCTAAGACCAACTGTGCATCCTAATGTTCGGGGGATGCTGAATAAGCAGTACGTCTTCCGATGGGACCTCATCAAGAGCCTCTTCGAACAGATGAACGAGCAAAATCTTGTGAATCTTCCTACACCGGCAAGACCCGAGCAGGTTGCCATGACTGACAACCCTTTGTACTGTCCATACCATCAGTACGTAGGACATGTTATTGAAGATTTCATCGCTTTCAAGGAATGGTTGCAAAGAGCGGTCGATGAGGAGAGGTTGGCTCTCAAGCCAGAAGCCATGAACCCAGATTACCGTGCCGTTAACATGGTAACAGTGAAAATGATGGTTCAACATCCATCCACacaaatgaagaagaagagtattGGGTGCCATTCGCCCAAGTAG
- the LOC133905567 gene encoding small ribosomal subunit protein uS14-like, translating to MGHSNVWNSHPKNYGPGSRVCRVCANPHGLIRKYGLMCCRQCFRSNAKDIGFIKYR from the exons aTGGGGCACTCGAACGTGTGGAACTCGCACCCCAAGAACTACGGGCCTGGCTCACGCGTCTG CCGGGTCTGCGCGAACCCTCATGGACTGATCAGGAAGTACGGGCTGATGTGCTGCAGGCAATGCTTCCGCAGCAACGCTAAGGACATCGGCTTCATCAAG TACCGCTGA
- the LOC133905311 gene encoding transcription factor BHLH133-like: MVAGRASYWSCVDGESEMIAHLQSVFLTSGDLDVDPNLCYSNGCFSLSSYSPLSLVDDESCGAGASVDVALSVALDHQFDTLASANGVKLGNKRKVQTCEQMNHGEEAHAVPSATRPRKKSGKDSQCCYAKKRRQRINERLRLLQEIIPNGTKVDISTVLEEAVEYVKFLHLQIKLLRSDEMWMHAPLAYHDINIGVHLSP; encoded by the exons ATGGTGGCTGGGCGTGCATCCTACTGGAGCTGCGTCGACGGTGAGTCGGAGATGATTGCACACCTGCAATCTGTGTTCTTGACCAGCGGTGATCTTGATGTTGATCCCAACCTCTGTTACTCCAACGGTTGTTTCAGTTTATCTAGCTACTCGCCCTTATCTCTTGTCGACGATGAGAGCTGCGGCGCAGGAGCATCGGTGGACGTTGCACTGAGTGTGGCTCTTGATCACCAATTTGACACCCTCGCTTCAGCGAACGGTGTAAAGCTAGGCAACAAGAGGAAAGTTCAGACTTGTGAGCAGATGAACCATGGCGAGGAAGCCCATGCCGTTCCCTCG GCAACGAGACCTCGTAAGAAGTCTGGAAAGGACTCGCAATGTTGCTACGCAAAG AAGAGGAGACAGAGGATCAATGAGAGGCTGAGGTTGCTTCAAGAGATAATTCCTAATGGCACAAAG GTCGACATCAGCACAGTGTTGGAGGAGGCAGTCGAGTATGTGAAGTTTCTGCATCTGCAAATCAAG CTGTTGAGGTCGGATGAGATGTGGATGCATGCGCCCCTCGCCTACCACGACATCAACATCGGCGTCCATCTCAGCCCCTAG